The window ATCGTGAAGGCCGGGAGGCGGCGTAGCGGCATCGTCCCCACGATCGCCTCGAGCACGCGCGCGGCATCGCCCGGCCCCGGCGAGAGCGGGGCGAGCGCGGCGGCGAGCAGCGCCTCACGATCGGCGGCGGCCGCGTCGACGAACACGATCACGCTGCCGTGCTGCCAGCGCGTCCAGGTGCCGTCCGCGAGCGTGACCGCCTTGGGGATCATGCCTCGGCCCTCTCCTCCGTGCCGTCCGGCGCGTCGACGGGGCTGAGGGACGACTCGACGACGGCGACCGTCACGTTGTCGCGACCGCCGCGCTCGACGGCAGTCTGCACGAGCATGTCCGCGAGCGACACCTCGGGCTCCGGGTCGGTGCCGTAGGCGATGATGAGCTCGGCGATCTGCGCGTCGTCGAGCTCCTTCGTGAGCCCGTCGGAGCAGATGAGGAAGACCTGGTGACCGCGGGCGGGCATGAGCCAGATGTCGACCTCGACACGCTCCTCCGAACCCACCGAACGCGTGATGACGTTCCGATCGGGGTGGATGAGGGCGTCCGCGGGCGTGATGAGCCCCATCGACACCATCTCCTGCACCGCCGAGTGGTCGACCGTGATCTGGATGAGGGAGCGGCCGTTCCAGCCGTACACGCGGGAGTCGCCCACGTTGAAGATCATCCAGTGCAGCTGCTCGGACCCCATGTCGGTGGCCTCGACGAGCGCGACACCCGCGAGGGTCGTCCCGGCGACGGCGCCGGGGCCGTCGGCCTCGGTCACGAGCCCCTGCACGCCGGCGTTCGCACGATCGATGACGCGCAGCACGTCCTCCGGCGTCGTGGGTTCGATCGTGGCGGCCGAGCCGAACTCCTCGCCGAACTCGCGCGCGACGGTCTGGCTCGCCCGGTCGCCGTAGGCGTGACCGCCCATGCCGTCGGCGACGAGGAAGACGGGCGGGGTCGCGAAGTAGGAGTCCTCGTTGACCTGCCGCACCGAGCCGACATCGCTCGACGCCGAGACGTGCAGCTGCACGAGCTCGTCCGCCCTGGTCAACGACGTGGAGAACTCAGCGCTCACGTACGACACCTCATGGAACTCTGCCCGGCTTCGGACCGACCGGACATCACGGTATGGCCCGACCGCCCGGAACCACCGTGCCATTCTGACACCCTTCGGCGTCTTCCCCATACCGTGCGCGCGCGTTCCGAGCGCGTCGTCGCACCAGGGAGCTCGCGTCGGCGGCGGCGCCGCGCCGGTTCGGTACCGGGAACGCGAACGAGCCCCCTCGATGAGGGGGCTCGTCCGTGGTTGCCGTGTGTTTCG is drawn from Pseudoclavibacter chungangensis and contains these coding sequences:
- a CDS encoding PP2C family protein-serine/threonine phosphatase, which translates into the protein MSAEFSTSLTRADELVQLHVSASSDVGSVRQVNEDSYFATPPVFLVADGMGGHAYGDRASQTVAREFGEEFGSAATIEPTTPEDVLRVIDRANAGVQGLVTEADGPGAVAGTTLAGVALVEATDMGSEQLHWMIFNVGDSRVYGWNGRSLIQITVDHSAVQEMVSMGLITPADALIHPDRNVITRSVGSEERVEVDIWLMPARGHQVFLICSDGLTKELDDAQIAELIIAYGTDPEPEVSLADMLVQTAVERGGRDNVTVAVVESSLSPVDAPDGTEERAEA